One genomic segment of Ferrimonas sp. YFM includes these proteins:
- the putA gene encoding bifunctional proline dehydrogenase/L-glutamate gamma-semialdehyde dehydrogenase PutA produces the protein MFKASQVLANGVPTDLTSLREAISVNHGADESDYISELLQLVPQDQATIDRITERAERLVHEVRSVEKKGLSVGIDAFLQQYSLDTQEGIILMCLAEALLRIPDAATADALIEDKLSGADWASHLKGSDSVLVNASTWGLMLTGKVVTLDRTLDGNPNNLLARLVNRVGEPIIRKAMYTAMKIMGKQFVLGRSMNEALANSEDNRGMGYTHSYDMLGEGALTQGDAERHFQEYSQAINTLGNHRSKHSDAPLPSISVKLSAIHPKYDVANEARVLEELHDTMIKLITQGRQLNVGITLDAEEADRLELYLTLFEKLYRSNANRGWGNFGVVVQAYAKTALPVLCWLNALASEQGDRIPIRLVKGAYWDTEIKHCQQLGVANYPVFTRKAATDVSYLACARYLLSDLTKGNIYPQFASHNAHTVAAVLDMAGEREFEFQRLHGMGQELYDPVITQHHPRVRIYAPVGAHEDLLPYLVRRLLENGANTSFVHKLVDPNTPVSSLIAHPLTTLKACPTLHNHKIVLPEAIFGSERKNSKGINMNIAAESRTFFAKLDGFKTHQWQAAPLIGGETIKCGDALAITSPQDRGQTVGQVHFADAATIEQAVKVTNAAFPAWNREDVDVRARAVEKLADLLESHREELIALCTREAGKTLQDGIDEIREAVDFCRYYAVQARKMQGEATVLPGPTGELNELFVQGRGTFLCISPWNFPLAIFLGQVVAALVTGNTVIAKPAEQTSLVAYRAVQLAHEAGVPGDVLALLPGTGALVGGSLTGDDRIGGVCFTGSTQTAKVINRALAGREGAIVPLVAETGGQNAMVVDSTSLPEQVVKDVVQSAFASAGQRCSALRVLYVQDDIADKVIDLLKGAMAELHVGNPARHMTDLGPVIDEAAQTNLLAHIDRISKEGKLIFQAPLSEECLDGTFVQPTAVEIRHIGQLEKEHFGPILHLIRYKTSDLEKVIEEINSTGFGLTLGIHSRNESHALKVADKVNVGNAYINRNQIGAVVGVQPFGGQGLSGTGPKAGGPHYLTRFVTEKTRSNNITAIGGNATLLSLGDG, from the coding sequence ATGTTTAAAGCAAGCCAAGTACTGGCTAATGGAGTACCCACTGACCTGACCAGCCTGAGAGAGGCGATCAGCGTCAATCACGGTGCGGATGAGTCCGACTACATCAGCGAACTGCTGCAACTGGTTCCGCAAGACCAGGCCACCATCGACCGCATCACTGAACGAGCCGAGCGTCTGGTGCACGAAGTGCGCAGCGTCGAGAAGAAGGGGCTGTCAGTGGGCATCGATGCCTTCCTGCAGCAATACAGCCTGGATACTCAGGAAGGGATCATCCTGATGTGCTTGGCGGAGGCCCTGCTGCGCATCCCAGATGCCGCCACCGCCGACGCCCTCATCGAAGACAAGCTCTCCGGCGCCGACTGGGCCAGTCACCTCAAGGGATCCGACTCGGTGTTGGTGAACGCCTCCACCTGGGGCCTGATGCTCACCGGTAAGGTAGTCACCCTGGACAGGACCCTCGACGGCAACCCCAACAACCTGCTGGCCCGCCTGGTCAATCGAGTGGGCGAACCCATCATCCGCAAGGCGATGTATACCGCCATGAAGATCATGGGCAAGCAGTTCGTCCTGGGCCGCTCCATGAACGAGGCGTTGGCCAACTCCGAAGACAACCGGGGCATGGGCTACACCCACTCCTATGACATGCTGGGTGAAGGCGCCCTGACCCAGGGCGACGCCGAGCGCCACTTCCAGGAGTACAGTCAAGCGATCAATACCCTGGGCAACCACCGCTCCAAACACAGCGACGCGCCCCTGCCCTCCATCTCGGTGAAGCTGTCTGCCATCCACCCCAAGTATGACGTCGCCAATGAGGCTCGGGTGCTGGAGGAGCTGCACGACACCATGATCAAGCTGATCACCCAGGGCCGCCAGCTGAATGTGGGCATCACCCTGGACGCAGAGGAAGCGGACAGGCTGGAACTCTACCTCACCCTGTTTGAGAAGCTCTACCGCAGCAACGCCAACCGCGGCTGGGGCAACTTCGGCGTGGTGGTCCAGGCCTACGCCAAAACCGCCCTGCCGGTGCTGTGCTGGCTCAACGCCCTGGCCTCTGAGCAGGGCGACCGCATCCCCATTCGCCTGGTAAAGGGCGCCTACTGGGATACGGAGATCAAACACTGTCAGCAACTGGGGGTCGCCAACTACCCGGTGTTCACCCGCAAGGCCGCCACCGATGTCTCCTATCTGGCCTGTGCCCGCTACCTGCTGTCCGACTTGACCAAGGGCAACATCTACCCTCAGTTCGCCAGCCACAACGCCCACACCGTGGCCGCGGTGCTGGACATGGCCGGCGAGCGGGAGTTTGAGTTCCAGCGCCTGCACGGCATGGGACAAGAGCTGTACGACCCGGTGATCACCCAACACCACCCCAGAGTGCGCATCTATGCCCCCGTGGGCGCCCATGAGGACCTGCTGCCCTATCTGGTACGGCGACTGCTGGAGAACGGTGCCAACACCTCGTTCGTTCACAAGCTGGTGGATCCCAATACCCCGGTCAGCAGCCTGATCGCCCACCCGCTGACCACGCTGAAGGCCTGCCCCACCCTGCATAACCACAAGATTGTCCTGCCGGAAGCGATCTTCGGCAGCGAGCGCAAAAATTCGAAAGGAATCAACATGAACATCGCCGCCGAGTCCCGCACCTTCTTTGCCAAGCTGGATGGCTTCAAGACCCACCAATGGCAGGCAGCCCCGCTGATTGGCGGCGAGACCATCAAATGTGGCGATGCCCTTGCCATCACCAGCCCTCAGGATCGCGGCCAGACCGTCGGTCAGGTGCACTTCGCCGACGCCGCCACCATCGAGCAGGCGGTCAAGGTCACCAATGCCGCCTTCCCCGCCTGGAACCGCGAAGATGTCGACGTACGGGCCCGGGCAGTGGAGAAGCTGGCGGACCTGCTGGAGAGCCACAGAGAGGAGTTGATCGCCCTGTGTACCCGCGAAGCGGGCAAAACCTTGCAGGATGGCATCGACGAGATCCGTGAAGCGGTGGACTTCTGTCGTTACTACGCCGTCCAGGCCCGCAAGATGCAGGGCGAAGCCACGGTGCTCCCCGGCCCCACCGGCGAGTTGAACGAGCTCTTTGTTCAGGGCCGTGGCACCTTCCTGTGCATCAGCCCCTGGAACTTCCCCCTGGCGATCTTCCTCGGTCAGGTGGTGGCCGCCCTGGTCACCGGCAATACCGTGATTGCCAAGCCAGCAGAACAAACCAGCCTGGTGGCCTATCGCGCCGTTCAGCTGGCGCACGAAGCGGGCGTTCCCGGCGATGTTCTGGCCCTGCTGCCGGGCACCGGTGCCCTGGTGGGCGGCAGCCTGACCGGCGATGACCGCATCGGCGGCGTCTGCTTTACCGGCTCCACCCAGACCGCCAAGGTGATCAACCGCGCCCTGGCTGGCCGCGAAGGGGCCATCGTGCCTCTGGTGGCGGAAACCGGTGGCCAGAATGCCATGGTGGTAGACTCCACCTCTCTGCCTGAGCAGGTGGTCAAGGACGTGGTGCAATCCGCCTTTGCCAGTGCCGGTCAGCGCTGTTCCGCTCTGCGGGTGCTCTACGTCCAGGACGACATCGCCGACAAGGTGATCGATCTGCTCAAGGGTGCCATGGCCGAGCTGCATGTAGGCAACCCCGCCCGCCACATGACCGACCTGGGCCCGGTGATCGATGAGGCCGCTCAGACCAACCTGCTGGCTCACATCGACCGCATCTCCAAGGAGGGCAAGCTGATCTTCCAGGCTCCTCTGTCCGAGGAGTGTCTGGACGGCACCTTCGTTCAACCGACCGCAGTGGAGATCCGCCATATCGGTCAGCTGGAGAAGGAACATTTCGGCCCCATCCTCCACCTGATTCGCTACAAGACCAGCGATCTGGAGAAGGTGATCGAGGAGATCAACAGCACCGGTTTCGGCCTGACCCTGGGAATCCACAGCCGCAACGAATCCCACGCACTGAAGGTCGCTGACAAGGTGAATGTGGGCAACGCCTACATCAACCGCAACCAGATTGGCGCCGTGGTGGGCGTTCAGCCCTTCGGTGGCCAGGGCCTCTCCGGTACCGGCCCCAAGGCGGGCGGTCCCCACTACCTGACCCGGTTTGTCACCGAGAAGACCCGCAGCAACAACATCACCGCCATCGGCGGCAATGCCACCCTGCTGTCACTGGGCGACGGCTAA
- a CDS encoding DUF748 domain-containing protein, producing MNIKTLWSNPWIRRGGWGLLVLLIYLLLTGWGLPRLIQSQAPKWVADNLNGQLTLEKVAFHPFAWRLQIDGVRLDGDDGEPVLGLQQLILDLDPLHSLFTLSGRIKTLSLQGPELAVRELGQGRSNLGVLLKPLTESSPSPEAEPQEPTVPQLYIADLNLESGVVSYRRPDGASTRFTDLELDAQNLALAGADNKMALALSGSGGGRLLVEATASLAPADIQMELTLDDLDLTRYWPFIKDLFRFQLDQGRLDLHTGLRFQRVGNDSSLTLNDGTIELSGLNLSSDQGPLLTLAKTRVAGISLDLNERSVSVAKLALEQGQILGVNSEQGLDWATLFQPVIAEDTDAQPDPASNGDEPEEPWRVTLAGTSVEQFRLTLEDRLPREATTWILDLDRVTVGPASNDLSQPIALEVLSRINDDAAFSAKGELVPQTLNAQFELNLERFPLTATIPYWQDLVPLKMTSGSLSCVGTLTLAGVEPLDLSYDGQLAVQELVTQDPAQGRDFVKWQQLDVNSLKVGTAPLSVALDTVAVTQPYARVIIDEDGSTNIQQLLGAESQPQGADAAAEAEDGGASEPLQLSINRIELSDGGAFFADNSLTPKFATGIETLAGSISGLSSKPDSRAKVDIQGQVDRYAPVSLTGELQPLAAESYLDMALTFDNVDLTSLNAYSGTYAGYFIDQGQLDLYLNYKLDKRKMVGSNRAVVDKLKLGKRSDSDKATSLPVALAVALLQDSNGVIDLGLEVQGDVDDPEFAIGPLVGKALFNAITKVVTSPFTLLGSLLGGEEPASEVLFEPGVASVSPGAQAQLKRLADGLSQRPGLSLSVQGAVSVGADRSALASKALSAELGFDATPEQGLTPEQQTLLVSAYERRFGVGSAPPPPEGQPPQAWQQGLYNQLLERVNLPLDALPELAASRAQAVKQVLIAQFGIGAERVFIQESRVELNQSGPKVVMSLEAL from the coding sequence GTGAATATCAAAACCCTATGGAGTAACCCCTGGATTCGCCGGGGCGGCTGGGGCCTGCTGGTCCTGCTCATCTATCTTCTGCTCACCGGCTGGGGCCTGCCCCGGCTGATTCAGAGCCAGGCTCCCAAGTGGGTGGCCGACAACCTCAATGGCCAACTCACCCTGGAAAAGGTGGCGTTCCACCCCTTTGCCTGGCGACTGCAGATCGACGGTGTCCGTCTCGATGGTGACGACGGCGAGCCTGTGCTGGGTCTGCAGCAGCTGATCCTGGACCTCGACCCCCTTCACTCGCTGTTCACCCTGAGTGGCCGCATCAAAACCCTCTCTCTGCAGGGCCCCGAGCTGGCGGTCAGAGAGCTGGGGCAGGGTCGCAGCAACCTGGGTGTCCTGCTCAAGCCCCTGACGGAATCCAGCCCCTCACCGGAGGCCGAACCTCAGGAGCCCACGGTTCCACAGCTGTACATCGCCGATCTCAATCTGGAGAGTGGTGTGGTGAGCTACCGGCGTCCCGATGGGGCCAGTACCCGATTTACCGATCTGGAGCTCGATGCCCAGAACCTGGCCCTGGCGGGGGCAGACAACAAGATGGCTCTGGCGTTGTCCGGTTCAGGTGGGGGGCGCCTGCTGGTGGAGGCCACGGCATCCCTGGCCCCTGCGGACATTCAGATGGAGCTGACTCTGGATGACCTGGATCTGACCCGCTACTGGCCCTTCATCAAAGACCTGTTCCGTTTCCAGCTGGATCAGGGACGACTGGATCTGCACACCGGGCTGAGATTTCAGCGCGTGGGCAACGATTCATCGCTGACGCTGAATGACGGCACCATTGAGCTGTCCGGTCTGAATCTCTCCAGCGACCAGGGGCCGCTGCTGACCCTGGCGAAAACCCGGGTGGCGGGGATCAGCCTGGACCTGAATGAGCGCTCTGTGTCGGTGGCCAAGCTGGCCCTGGAACAGGGGCAGATCCTGGGTGTGAACAGCGAACAAGGGCTGGACTGGGCGACCCTGTTCCAGCCGGTGATCGCCGAGGACACTGATGCTCAGCCTGACCCAGCTTCCAACGGCGATGAGCCGGAAGAGCCCTGGCGGGTCACTCTGGCGGGAACCAGTGTTGAGCAGTTCCGCCTGACCCTGGAGGATCGGCTCCCCAGAGAGGCGACAACCTGGATCCTGGATCTGGATCGGGTGACCGTCGGCCCGGCCTCAAACGATCTGAGCCAGCCCATCGCCCTCGAGGTGCTCAGCCGCATCAACGACGATGCAGCCTTCAGTGCCAAAGGTGAGCTGGTGCCACAGACCCTCAATGCCCAGTTCGAGCTGAATCTGGAGCGTTTCCCTCTGACTGCGACCATTCCCTATTGGCAGGACCTGGTGCCGCTGAAGATGACCTCAGGCAGCCTGAGCTGCGTTGGTACCCTGACTCTGGCCGGGGTCGAACCACTGGATCTGAGCTACGACGGCCAGTTGGCGGTTCAAGAGCTGGTGACTCAGGACCCGGCTCAGGGCAGGGACTTCGTGAAATGGCAGCAGCTTGATGTCAACAGCCTGAAGGTGGGCACCGCCCCCCTGTCGGTGGCGCTGGATACCGTTGCCGTCACTCAGCCTTACGCGCGGGTGATCATCGATGAGGATGGCAGCACCAACATTCAGCAGTTGCTGGGGGCCGAGAGTCAGCCCCAGGGGGCAGACGCCGCTGCCGAGGCCGAAGATGGCGGGGCATCTGAGCCGCTGCAGCTCAGCATCAACCGCATCGAGCTGAGCGACGGCGGCGCCTTCTTTGCCGACAACAGCCTGACCCCGAAGTTTGCCACTGGCATTGAGACCCTGGCGGGCAGCATCAGTGGGCTCAGCTCCAAGCCAGACTCCCGTGCCAAGGTGGACATTCAGGGCCAGGTCGACCGCTATGCGCCGGTGAGCCTCACCGGCGAGCTACAGCCCCTGGCGGCAGAGAGCTACCTGGATATGGCGCTCACCTTCGATAATGTGGATTTGACGTCGCTGAATGCCTATTCCGGCACCTATGCCGGCTACTTCATCGATCAGGGCCAGCTGGATCTCTACCTCAACTACAAGCTGGACAAGCGTAAAATGGTGGGCAGCAACCGGGCGGTGGTGGACAAACTGAAGCTGGGTAAGCGCAGTGATTCAGACAAGGCCACCAGTCTGCCAGTCGCCCTGGCGGTGGCCCTGTTGCAGGACAGCAATGGCGTCATCGATCTGGGTCTGGAGGTGCAGGGGGATGTGGACGACCCTGAGTTTGCCATCGGCCCCCTGGTGGGCAAGGCGCTGTTCAATGCCATCACCAAGGTGGTGACCTCGCCCTTTACCCTGCTGGGCTCTTTGCTGGGCGGGGAGGAGCCAGCCTCAGAGGTGCTGTTCGAGCCTGGTGTCGCCTCGGTGTCCCCCGGTGCTCAGGCGCAGCTCAAGCGTCTGGCGGATGGCTTGTCACAACGTCCTGGTCTCAGCCTGTCGGTCCAGGGGGCAGTGTCCGTCGGCGCGGATCGCAGTGCCCTGGCCTCAAAGGCACTCTCCGCCGAACTGGGCTTTGACGCCACTCCGGAGCAGGGGCTGACCCCGGAACAGCAGACGCTGCTGGTCAGCGCCTATGAACGGCGCTTTGGCGTGGGATCCGCCCCGCCGCCCCCTGAGGGCCAGCCGCCTCAGGCCTGGCAGCAGGGGCTGTATAACCAGTTGCTGGAGAGGGTTAATCTGCCCCTGGATGCCCTGCCGGAGCTGGCGGCCAGCCGGGCTCAGGCCGTCAAGCAGGTGCTGATCGCCCAGTTCGGCATCGGTGCCGAGCGGGTGTTCATCCAGGAGAGCCGGGTGGAGCTGAATCAAAGCGGCCCCAAGGTGGTGATGTCCCTGGAAGCACTCTAG
- a CDS encoding general secretion pathway protein GspB produces MSYLLDAVGREKQQQGQLDPAMAAPLAPKRALPWHYGWPLIGTAMGVGLGLLAVSFQPQPEPEIVTELPELQLVRQVVMPIPVAWEQPAQVAEPEPQYVYKPQNDQIEPEMTDAEFKAEVLTQDHLQVEAATASAGSQPQVATQAPKAAPEAAEPANAKLLAAFERAVADLELDPEVSAEPEPAPEPEPEVSAESLLNPQASEPVASAEVPKLGSLPWNFQKRLPDINITAHVYSSEVESRWLRANGRELQEGDSVAPGVMLREIRPNEVILEMSGQAFSVPALGQL; encoded by the coding sequence ATGTCTTATCTGTTGGATGCGGTAGGCCGCGAGAAGCAGCAGCAGGGTCAACTGGACCCTGCCATGGCGGCGCCCCTGGCCCCGAAACGCGCTTTGCCCTGGCACTATGGCTGGCCGCTGATTGGCACCGCCATGGGGGTAGGCCTGGGCCTGCTGGCGGTGAGCTTTCAGCCTCAGCCCGAACCTGAGATTGTCACTGAGCTCCCAGAGCTTCAGCTGGTCAGGCAGGTGGTGATGCCCATTCCGGTGGCCTGGGAGCAACCTGCCCAGGTGGCGGAGCCTGAGCCCCAGTACGTGTATAAGCCTCAGAATGACCAGATTGAGCCCGAGATGACCGATGCCGAGTTCAAGGCCGAGGTGCTTACCCAGGATCATCTGCAGGTGGAGGCAGCGACAGCTTCTGCCGGTTCTCAGCCTCAGGTCGCTACTCAGGCGCCCAAGGCGGCCCCGGAGGCGGCCGAGCCCGCCAATGCCAAGTTGTTGGCGGCCTTCGAGCGTGCAGTGGCCGACCTTGAGTTGGACCCTGAGGTGAGCGCCGAGCCGGAACCGGCGCCCGAGCCCGAGCCCGAGGTCAGCGCCGAGTCCCTGCTCAACCCCCAGGCCAGTGAGCCTGTGGCTTCCGCCGAGGTGCCCAAGCTGGGCAGCCTGCCCTGGAACTTCCAGAAGCGGTTGCCTGACATCAACATCACCGCCCATGTCTACTCTTCGGAAGTGGAGAGCCGCTGGCTTAGGGCCAACGGTCGTGAGCTGCAGGAGGGAGACAGCGTGGCCCCCGGGGTGATGCTGCGCGAGATCCGGCCTAACGAGGTGATTCTGGAGATGTCCGGCCAGGCGTTCAGCGTCCCCGCCCTGGGTCAACTCTGA
- a CDS encoding ExeA family protein, with amino-acid sequence MYKGFYGLAESPFSIAPNPAFLFLSGRHREALAHLTYGLGENGGFVLLTGEVGTGKTTVSRSLLKQLPDNTDTAFILNPALTELELLATLCDELKIPYDPDPTLKQLTDKISAFLLANHKAGRNTVMIIDEAQHLKPEVLEQLRLLTNLETDTRKLLQVILIGQPELQELLQRRELRQLAQRITARYHLLPLTKEEVSHYVQHRLQVAGRAQPLFKSGAIKALHQYSGGVPRVINLLCERALMGGYAHQKIYLGRREVESAAAEVLGIKAKAKGRWPWLAGTLTAGIAAAAVVYVLAPKPESAPQAQVQPSAPVPQLSRFADDLQAYQALLHHWQQPVPATAPCEFAQSRGLACLDGVSSWQQLLEMDYPAVVSLRGDDGSLFYGALLNSGNDGNAPLTLQFGDQWISASKSWFISHFDGHYSLIWRPSGQLPRLVGEGSPQGQVQWLENTLSRLQQRPARMLGSYDLELKQQVMSFQRRFGLEVDGIAGRQTLELLSLMSSEQGPRLSQGGDA; translated from the coding sequence ATGTATAAGGGATTTTATGGGCTAGCGGAGAGCCCCTTCTCCATCGCCCCCAACCCAGCCTTCCTGTTTCTCAGCGGCCGACATCGTGAGGCCCTGGCTCACCTGACCTATGGTCTGGGGGAGAATGGCGGCTTCGTGCTGCTGACCGGAGAGGTGGGAACCGGCAAGACCACAGTGTCCCGCAGCCTGCTCAAGCAACTGCCGGACAACACCGATACCGCCTTTATCCTCAATCCGGCTCTGACGGAGCTGGAGCTGTTGGCGACCCTGTGCGATGAGCTGAAGATCCCCTATGACCCAGACCCGACGCTCAAGCAACTGACCGACAAGATCAGCGCCTTCCTGCTGGCCAACCATAAGGCGGGCCGCAATACGGTGATGATCATCGATGAGGCCCAGCACCTCAAGCCTGAGGTGCTGGAACAGCTGCGGCTGCTGACCAACCTGGAGACCGACACCCGCAAGCTGTTGCAGGTGATCCTTATCGGTCAGCCAGAGCTGCAGGAGTTGCTGCAGCGTCGCGAGCTGCGCCAGTTGGCTCAACGCATTACCGCCCGCTATCACCTCCTGCCTCTGACTAAGGAGGAGGTGTCTCACTATGTGCAGCACCGCCTGCAGGTGGCGGGCCGGGCTCAGCCCCTGTTCAAGTCCGGTGCCATCAAGGCTCTGCATCAGTACAGTGGCGGGGTGCCCCGGGTGATCAACCTGTTGTGTGAGCGGGCCCTGATGGGGGGCTACGCCCACCAGAAGATCTATCTGGGTCGCCGCGAGGTGGAATCCGCCGCCGCTGAGGTGCTGGGCATCAAGGCCAAAGCCAAGGGGCGCTGGCCCTGGCTGGCGGGTACCCTGACCGCCGGCATCGCCGCTGCAGCCGTGGTCTACGTCCTGGCGCCTAAGCCGGAGTCTGCGCCTCAAGCCCAGGTCCAGCCTTCGGCTCCTGTCCCTCAGCTGAGCCGCTTCGCCGATGATCTGCAGGCCTATCAGGCTCTGCTTCACCACTGGCAGCAACCTGTGCCGGCGACCGCACCTTGTGAGTTTGCCCAGTCCCGGGGCCTGGCCTGCCTGGATGGGGTCAGCAGCTGGCAGCAGCTGCTGGAGATGGACTATCCGGCGGTGGTCAGCCTGCGCGGCGATGACGGTTCCCTCTTCTACGGTGCCCTGCTCAATAGCGGCAATGATGGCAATGCACCTCTGACCCTGCAGTTTGGTGATCAGTGGATTTCCGCGAGTAAGTCTTGGTTTATCAGTCATTTTGATGGCCACTACAGCCTGATTTGGCGGCCCTCCGGCCAACTGCCAAGGCTGGTGGGGGAGGGCAGTCCTCAGGGGCAGGTGCAATGGCTGGAGAATACCCTAAGCCGGTTGCAGCAGCGCCCGGCCCGAATGCTCGGCAGCTATGACCTGGAGCTGAAACAGCAGGTGATGAGTTTCCAGCGCCGCTTTGGCCTGGAGGTGGATGGTATCGCCGGACGACAAACCCTTGAGCTGCTCAGCCTGATGAGCAGTGAACAGGGCCCCAGACTCAGCCAGGGAGGAGACGCCTGA
- a CDS encoding multifunctional CCA addition/repair protein → MEIYLVGGAVRDQLLGLEVKDRDHLVVGATPEQMLALGYQSVGKSFPVFLHPQTHEEYALARTETKAGHGYTGFEVCSDPEVTLEQDLLRRDLTVNAIAMDSQGQLHDPYQGQKDLDARVLRHVSPAFVEDPLRVLRVARFAARFHPQGFTVAEDTLALMAELADSGELSHLTPERVWSEAERALAGPCPWVFFEVLHRCGALSVLMPELAALDGVPQPEAHHPEIDSLVHTLMVLKRASELSDSVAVRFAALTHDLGKALTPQHEWPRHIAHETRGLAPLADLCQRLKVPNAPRELAEIGCRWHLHGHRALELKPTTLLKLFDGVDAWRKPERFEQFILVCQADAQGRMGLEQRPYPQAAWLRQALSLANQIEVKPIVQAGFKGGAIKTELTRRRTQALADAR, encoded by the coding sequence GTGGAGATCTACCTGGTAGGCGGCGCGGTGCGCGACCAGCTGTTGGGGCTGGAAGTAAAGGACAGGGATCATCTGGTTGTCGGGGCGACCCCGGAACAGATGCTGGCGTTAGGCTACCAGAGCGTAGGCAAGAGCTTCCCGGTCTTTCTGCATCCCCAGACCCATGAGGAGTACGCCCTGGCCCGCACCGAGACCAAGGCCGGCCATGGTTACACCGGGTTCGAGGTCTGCTCCGACCCGGAAGTGACCCTGGAGCAGGACCTGCTGCGCCGCGATCTGACGGTCAATGCCATCGCCATGGACAGCCAGGGTCAATTGCACGACCCCTACCAGGGCCAGAAGGATCTGGACGCCAGAGTGCTGCGCCATGTCTCCCCCGCCTTTGTGGAGGATCCATTGCGGGTGCTGCGGGTGGCCCGTTTTGCCGCTCGCTTCCACCCCCAGGGCTTTACCGTCGCCGAAGACACCCTGGCTCTGATGGCCGAACTCGCCGACTCCGGAGAGCTGTCCCACCTGACTCCTGAGCGGGTATGGAGTGAAGCCGAGCGTGCCCTGGCGGGCCCCTGCCCCTGGGTGTTCTTCGAGGTACTGCATCGCTGCGGCGCCCTTTCGGTGCTGATGCCTGAACTGGCTGCCCTGGACGGAGTGCCCCAGCCCGAGGCCCATCACCCGGAAATCGACTCCCTGGTTCACACCCTGATGGTGCTCAAACGCGCCAGCGAACTGTCCGACTCGGTGGCAGTGCGCTTCGCCGCCCTGACCCATGATTTGGGCAAGGCACTGACTCCCCAGCATGAGTGGCCCAGGCATATCGCTCACGAAACCCGGGGCCTGGCGCCCCTGGCGGATCTGTGCCAGCGTCTCAAGGTGCCCAACGCCCCCAGAGAGCTGGCGGAGATCGGTTGCCGGTGGCATCTGCACGGTCACCGGGCCCTGGAGCTGAAACCCACCACCCTGCTGAAGCTGTTCGATGGCGTCGATGCCTGGCGCAAGCCAGAGCGGTTTGAACAGTTCATCCTGGTGTGTCAGGCGGACGCCCAGGGCAGGATGGGCCTGGAGCAACGGCCATACCCCCAGGCGGCCTGGCTGCGGCAGGCCCTCTCCCTGGCCAACCAGATTGAGGTGAAGCCCATTGTCCAGGCCGGCTTCAAGGGCGGGGCCATAAAAACGGAGCTGACCCGAAGACGAACACAGGCACTCGCCGATGCCCGATGA